One window from the genome of Pelobates fuscus isolate aPelFus1 chromosome 13, aPelFus1.pri, whole genome shotgun sequence encodes:
- the C13H1orf43 gene encoding protein C1orf43 homolog translates to MAPKTPNSNWLSGVNVVLVMAYGSLVFVLLFIFVKRQIMRFAMKSRRGPHVPVGHNAPKDLKEEIDIRLSKVQDIRFEPRLLAEGDDRMLQLDKPEQEGCYNYLYRMRTLDSIKDSDIPFQGNGKHPTPLVGKNFRSYLLELRNSSSPFKGIRKTLLDALLDGYDSARYGTGVYGKTDHDKFMDSLRELAAVVKARGAESQRQRQSAAKDLMAAPDTSETPTIQVTYLPSNQKSKRPKHFLELKSFKDNYNTLESTL, encoded by the exons ATGGCGCCCAAAACGCCCAACAGTAACTGGCTGTCTGGGGTTAATGTGGTGCTGGTAATGGCTTATGGCAGTCTG GTCTTTGTGCTCCTGTTCATTTTTGTGAAGAGGCAAATCATGCGCTTTGCTATGAAATCTCGCAGAGGGCCTCATGTACCAGTAGGACACAATGCTCCAAAG GATTTGAAAGAGGAGATTGATATCCGACTCTCTAAAGTGCAGGACATTAGGTTCGAGCCCCGGCTTCTAGCAGAGGGCGATGATCGGATGCTTCAGCTGGATAAACCGGAACAAGAAG GCTGTTACAATTATCTATATAGAATGAGGACCCTGGATTCCATCAAAGATTCAG ACATCCCCTTCCAGGGTAATGGGAAGCATCCAACACCTTTGGTGGGGAAAAACTTTCGCTCATATTTGCTGGAATTAAGAAACTCTAGTTCACCATTCAAAGGAATTCGCAAGACTTTATTGGATGCCCTTCTGGATGGCTATGACAGTGCCCGTTATGGAACTGGG GTATATGGAAAAACAGACCATGACAAATTTATGGATTCTCTGAGAGAGCTGGCTGCAGT TGTAAAAGCCAGAGGAGCTGAAAGTCAGAGGCAACGGCAGTCTGCAGCTAAAGACTTAATGGCAGCACCAGACACCTCTGAAACACCCACCATCCAAGTGACCTACCTACCCTCGAACCAGAAGAGTAAACGGCCCAAACACTTCCTGGAGTTGAAGAGTTTTAAAGACAATTACAATACTCTTGAAAGTACCCTGTAA